Proteins encoded together in one Tateyamaria omphalii window:
- the pufB gene encoding light-harvesting antenna LH1, beta subunit, whose protein sequence is MAENLSFTGLTDEQAQELHAVYMSGLWLFTAVAVVAHLAVYIWRPWFANGW, encoded by the coding sequence ATGGCTGAAAACCTGTCTTTCACAGGTCTCACAGACGAGCAGGCGCAAGAGCTGCACGCTGTCTACATGAGCGGGCTCTGGCTTTTCACAGCCGTGGCCGTTGTCGCTCACTTGGCAGTGTACATCTGGCGTCCCTGGTTCGCGAACGGTTGGTAA
- the pufA gene encoding light-harvesting antenna LH1, alpha subunit, with amino-acid sequence MAKFYKIWLIFDPRRVFVAQGVFLFLLAAMIHLVLLSTEHFNWFELAAQGAAQ; translated from the coding sequence ATGGCAAAGTTCTACAAGATCTGGCTCATTTTTGATCCCCGCCGCGTGTTCGTTGCGCAAGGCGTCTTTCTGTTCCTGCTGGCAGCGATGATTCACCTCGTCCTGCTGAGCACGGAGCACTTCAACTGGTTCGAGCTGGCAGCCCAAGGCGCTGCCCAGTAA
- the pufL gene encoding photosynthetic reaction center subunit L, with translation MALLSFERKYRVRGGTLIGGDLFDFWVGPFYVGFFGVTTAFFSLLGTILIFWGASQQGTFNPWLINIAPPDLSYGLGMAPLMEGGLWQIITICAIGAFVSWALREVEICRKLGMGYHVPIGFAAAIFAYVTLVVFRPVLMGAWGHGFPYGIFSHLDWVSNTGYAYLHFHYNPAHMLAVTLFFTTTLALALHGALILSAANPEEGELAKTPDHEDTFFRDFIGYSIGTLGIHRLGWLLAINAGFWSAICIIISGPVWTAGWPEWWNWWLNLPIWGADPLPVYQAGFGG, from the coding sequence ATGGCGTTGCTATCCTTCGAACGAAAGTATCGCGTCCGCGGAGGGACGCTGATCGGCGGCGATCTGTTCGACTTCTGGGTCGGCCCATTCTACGTGGGCTTTTTCGGGGTCACGACTGCCTTTTTTTCACTGCTGGGCACGATCCTGATTTTTTGGGGCGCATCTCAGCAGGGCACATTCAACCCCTGGCTGATCAACATCGCGCCGCCCGACCTGAGTTACGGTCTGGGCATGGCCCCGTTGATGGAGGGCGGGCTGTGGCAGATCATCACGATCTGTGCCATCGGCGCCTTTGTCAGCTGGGCGCTGCGCGAGGTCGAGATCTGTCGCAAGCTGGGCATGGGCTATCATGTGCCCATCGGCTTCGCGGCCGCGATCTTTGCCTATGTGACGCTGGTCGTCTTTCGGCCTGTCCTTATGGGCGCGTGGGGTCACGGGTTCCCGTATGGCATTTTCAGCCACCTCGATTGGGTGAGCAACACGGGCTATGCGTACCTGCACTTCCACTACAACCCGGCCCACATGCTGGCCGTCACGCTCTTCTTCACGACCACGCTGGCGCTGGCCCTGCATGGCGCGCTGATCCTGTCCGCCGCCAACCCAGAAGAGGGCGAGCTGGCCAAGACGCCGGATCACGAGGACACGTTCTTTCGGGATTTCATCGGCTATTCCATCGGCACCCTGGGCATTCACCGTCTGGGCTGGCTGCTGGCCATCAACGCGGGTTTCTGGAGTGCGATCTGCATCATCATCTCCGGCCCCGTCTGGACCGCAGGCTGGCCCGAGTGGTGGAACTGGTGGCTGAACCTGCCCATCTGGGGCGCCGATCCGCTGCCTGTCTATCAAGCTGGATTTGGGGGGTAA
- the pufM gene encoding photosynthetic reaction center subunit M produces the protein MAVEYQNIFTQVQVQGNPEWGMDDSGEMTRERVGKPWFSTLAGWLGNAQIGPIYLGWTGMVSLATGLIWFVMVGISMLSQVGYSIPEFIRQLFWLALEPPSPQYGLSMPPLDEGGWYIIASFFLLVSVMTWLLRSYLLAAEHKMGKHVFWAFASAVWLFLVLGLFRPVLMGSWSEAVPYGIFPHLDWTTAFSIRYGNLYYNPFHCLSIVFLYGSVLLFCMHGGTILAVTRYGGDRELEQIYDRGTATERAALFWRWTMGFNATMEGIHRWAWWFAVLTPITGGIGILLTGTVVDNWFIWAQEHNFAPMYDGAYGYEDYGSYEAFIGQED, from the coding sequence ATGGCTGTAGAATATCAAAACATCTTCACCCAGGTTCAGGTCCAGGGGAACCCCGAATGGGGCATGGACGACAGTGGCGAGATGACGCGCGAGCGCGTCGGCAAGCCATGGTTCTCGACCCTTGCGGGCTGGCTGGGCAACGCGCAGATCGGACCGATCTATCTGGGCTGGACCGGTATGGTGTCGCTGGCGACGGGCCTGATCTGGTTCGTGATGGTCGGCATCTCGATGCTGTCCCAAGTGGGCTACTCGATCCCCGAGTTCATCCGGCAGCTGTTCTGGCTGGCGCTTGAGCCGCCGTCGCCCCAGTACGGGCTGTCGATGCCGCCGCTGGATGAAGGCGGCTGGTACATCATCGCCAGCTTCTTCTTGCTGGTGTCGGTGATGACCTGGCTGCTGCGCAGCTACCTGCTGGCGGCCGAGCACAAGATGGGCAAGCACGTGTTCTGGGCCTTTGCGTCCGCCGTGTGGCTGTTCCTGGTGCTGGGTCTGTTCCGTCCGGTCCTGATGGGATCGTGGAGCGAGGCGGTGCCTTACGGCATCTTCCCGCATCTGGATTGGACGACGGCATTCTCGATCCGCTACGGCAACCTTTACTATAACCCGTTCCACTGTCTTTCGATCGTGTTCCTCTATGGCTCTGTCCTGCTGTTCTGTATGCATGGCGGCACCATTCTGGCCGTGACCCGCTATGGCGGCGACCGCGAGTTGGAACAGATCTATGATCGCGGCACGGCGACCGAACGGGCGGCCCTGTTCTGGCGCTGGACCATGGGGTTCAACGCCACGATGGAAGGCATTCACCGATGGGCCTGGTGGTTTGCGGTGCTGACCCCGATCACCGGTGGTATCGGCATCCTGTTGACCGGCACGGTTGTCGACAACTGGTTCATCTGGGCGCAAGAGCACAACTTTGCCCCCATGTATGACGGCGCATATGGCTACGAAGACTATGGGTCCTACGAAGCCTTTATCGGGCAGGAGGACTGA
- the pufC gene encoding photosynthetic reaction center cytochrome PufC → MLPKWFNDWNKDNPTNVFGPAIAVGIVGSAVFVAALVVTWGNPYQTESMQTGPRGTGMSVPEFNVSRLAPDPDIENYYTEEPYIPEGGEELARDIYENVQVLGDLTEDNFNRVMLAITQWVSPEEGCAYCHGDVDISEYGADDLYTKVVSRRMIQMTQNINENWSGHVNAIEEVGVNCYTCHRGEHVPSNIWFNVTPVNENVSGWAADQNRATAMSQSTSLPSSALEVYLTDYDSQVNVHDLDSRVAGVPGIDEGIATIQKTEMTYSLMNYFSNSLGVNCVFCHNSRAFHDPGQYTPQWGIAQLGRQMVIEMNQEYLIPLKDTYPPERLGPIFADAPKAACKTCHKGYQRPLQGMNVIADWPELATTEAPVYE, encoded by the coding sequence ATGCTTCCCAAGTGGTTCAATGACTGGAACAAGGACAACCCGACCAATGTGTTCGGGCCCGCCATCGCCGTCGGCATCGTGGGCAGCGCTGTCTTTGTCGCCGCGCTGGTGGTGACCTGGGGCAACCCGTACCAGACCGAAAGCATGCAAACCGGCCCACGTGGCACGGGCATGTCGGTGCCGGAGTTCAACGTGTCACGTTTGGCCCCGGATCCGGATATCGAAAACTACTACACCGAGGAGCCGTACATTCCCGAAGGGGGTGAGGAACTGGCCCGGGACATTTACGAGAATGTTCAGGTGCTAGGCGATCTGACCGAGGACAACTTCAACCGCGTGATGCTGGCCATCACACAGTGGGTGTCACCGGAAGAGGGCTGTGCCTATTGCCACGGTGATGTCGATATCTCGGAATATGGCGCGGATGACCTTTATACCAAGGTGGTCAGCCGCCGCATGATCCAGATGACCCAGAACATCAACGAGAACTGGTCGGGTCACGTCAACGCGATCGAAGAGGTGGGCGTGAACTGCTACACCTGCCACCGCGGTGAGCATGTGCCCAGCAACATCTGGTTCAATGTCACGCCGGTGAACGAGAATGTCAGCGGCTGGGCGGCGGATCAGAACCGTGCGACGGCGATGAGCCAGTCGACCTCTCTGCCGTCATCGGCGCTGGAGGTTTACCTGACCGACTACGACAGCCAAGTGAATGTCCACGATCTGGACAGCCGCGTGGCCGGTGTGCCGGGTATCGACGAGGGTATCGCCACCATCCAGAAGACCGAGATGACCTATTCGCTGATGAATTACTTCTCGAACTCGCTGGGTGTGAACTGCGTGTTCTGCCACAACAGCCGCGCCTTCCATGACCCCGGCCAATATACACCGCAATGGGGTATCGCGCAGTTGGGCCGCCAGATGGTGATCGAGATGAACCAGGAATACCTGATCCCGCTGAAGGACACGTATCCTCCGGAGCGTTTGGGTCCGATCTTTGCCGACGCGCCCAAGGCGGCGTGCAAGACATGCCACAAAGGGTATCAGCGTCCGCTTCAGGGCATGAACGTGATTGCCGACTGGCCGGAACTGGCGACGACCGAAGCGCCTGTTTACGAGTGA